In the Colletotrichum higginsianum IMI 349063 chromosome 7 map unlocalized unitig_7, whole genome shotgun sequence genome, one interval contains:
- a CDS encoding F-box domain-containing protein, which yields MGGTPLPTYPDTYIRRRLTLDYQLRELDERALAAARCLSRRFEAIATPVTYRTLCLNERIVAPDAESRYPNLLRNVSTYTNHVIARSDLNPDGIRRVIDRIQRLRTVRWHYVDAEFRPGRLWLPSDVLNSQQTRFNGTKLFVEDLPLREFEGQLRDTYVRAIPTDLLVSLKLASPAPPLTTRLNSLKQLLLLSRRLETFHYEDRGQGTSFKFTEGERMPPLKDLALKSYDWNHSKEDTQAYWDFSQLESLDLISVPVFNFLSAVDFPHLAGLRRLHCEDFSAHLVDKRQEATGGLYLLVANHIRALQTLSVTCHIQLFPLDGILKHGASLQVLRFRDHMGFGEEDRRCPTLWAEDLAILAQGLPYVHTLEVDMDVALCDPPEFLRAICNFGSLQTLTLHVQTVLHPLEVVHPGMDRDYDAALRTFQFLLREKQLAAPDVPWKKITINVGGWRKVMVRRFSAAWRRQNENGVYAERCFVLGRNEHGQMAYHEEMSVEGRSSTPTPDPPTPNLEADYE from the exons ATGGGCggcacccccctccccacctACCCCGACACTTATATTCGACGCCGTCTTACACTAGACTACCAGCTACGGGAATTGGACGAGCGCGCCCTTGCCGCTGCCCGGTGCTTGTCGAGACGCTTTGAGGCCATCGCGACGCCCGTCACATACCGTACTCTGTGCCTCAACGAGCGCATCGTCGCCCCAGATGCCGAATCGCGGTATCCCAATCTCCTCCGCAATGTGTCTACCTACACCAACCATGTCATTGCACGAAGCGATCTTAACCCTGACGGCATTCGACGTGTGATAGACAGGATTCAACGCCTGAGGACTGTGCG GTGGCATTACGTCGACGCCGAATTCAGACCGGGTCGCCTCTGGCTTCCTTCGGATGTGCTCAACTCCCAGCAAACACGATTCAATGGTACCAAGCTATTCGTCGAAGACCTGCCGCTCCGAGAATTTGAGGGGCAGCTGCGAGACACCTACGTCCGAGCCATTCCCACAGACCTCCTCGTGTCCCTCAAGCTTGCTAGCCCAGCTCCGCCGCTTACCACGCGACTGAACTCTCTCAAacagcttcttctgctgtCCCGGCGCCTCGAGACATTCCACTACGAGGATCGGGGGCAAGGAACGAGTTTCAAGTTCACAGAGGGGGAGCGTATGCCGCCGCTGAAGGACCTGGCCCTCAAGTCTTACGACTGGAACCACTCCAAGGAGGACACCCAAGCATACTGGGACTTCTCCCAACTCGAGTCGCTAGACTTGATTTCGGTGCCCGTCTTTAATTTCCTGTCAGCAGTCGACTTTCCTCATCTCGCGGGACTACGACGGCTGCACTGCGAAGACTTCAGTGCTCATCTTGTCGACAAGCGACAAGAAGCCACAGGCGGCCTATATTTGCTGGTGGCCAACCACATCCGAGCCCTGCAGACACTGAGCGTGACTTGCCATATTCAGCTGTTCCCTCTGGATGGCATCCTCAAGCATGGCGCTTCCCTGCAGGTACTCAGATTTCGCGACCATATGGGATTCGGAGAAGAGGATCGACGTTGCCCAACGCTCTgggccgaggacctcgcAATTTTGGCACAAGGCCTACCATACGTGCACACGCTCGAGGTAGACATGGACGTGGCTCTGTGCGATCCGCCCGAGTTTTTGCGCGCTATCTGCAACTTTGGTAGCCTGCAAACACTCACGCTCCACGTTCAGACCGTCCTTCATCCACTCGAAGTAGTCCACCCGGGGATGGATCGCGACTATGACGCGGCTCTGCGCACTTTCCAGTTCCTACTGCGTGAGAAGCAGCTAGCGGCGCCTGATGTCCCGTGGAAGAAGATCACCATCAACGTGGGTGGTTGGCGAAAGGTGATGGTTCGCCGTTTCAGCGCTGCCTGGCGTCGTCAAAACGAAAACGGCGTCTACGCTGAACGATGCTTCGTGCTGGGAAGGAACGAGCATGGGCAGATGGCCTACCATGAGGAAATGAGCGTTGAAGGGCGCTCATCCACACCAACACCCGatccaccgacgccgaacTTGGAGGCGGATTACGAGTAG
- a CDS encoding C6 transcription factor, which yields MAEEQGRGPPSIHREDLSIHHREDEARHRLPPVGAPEDPRYSDDRHQRPNMAAPVTLPSIQDPHGAYGQPAYPRSYPPDPRGDPRASNYSASPNSVNGYPPPQPGGHPPQLPPLQPPGDPRSPTYPPPPDARDDYYRSRQPPPPQYGGDPYYQDYHNRQGPPPPGRYPDYPPPGPGGPRYDYPPGAPRYDYGPGGPAMQQAAPRQRTSIACRYCRKRKIRCSGYQSAPGGKCVNCSRMNQECIFQPVSSSSSTAFVPVSAIQGGVPPGTPLYGAYGQPLPPGSLPPPPAQGYPPQPGNGYYQQPLPSPTGGYSPYDAQRAGRRRPRDDDVDELRPPPPDPNSSDDPRRRSPASSSNHSSPGGYMAYPPAGPGGYDPRGPQARHSPGQSTAVAPTQTVDERAAAATHRQSNSSTPAASSSSVMSLNNLVDTNPNDIDRNMLGRLNRGPPGSQRK from the exons ATGGCAGAGGAGCAAGGACGAGGGCCGCCTTCTATACACAGAGAAGACCTGTCCATCCACCACCGAGAAGACGAAGCTCGTCACCGACTCCCCCCCGTAGGAGCACCCGAAGACCCCAGATACTCCGACGACAGACACCAGAGACCCAACATGGCCGCACCAGTGACACTCCCCTCCATTCAGGATCCTCACGGAGCGTACGGTCAGCCCGCGTACCCGAGATCATACCCTCCCGATCCTCGAGGTGACCCGCGCGCCAGCAACTACAGCGCATCGCCCAATTCCGTGAACGGCTACCCGCCTCCGCAACCGGGCGGCCACCCCCCTCAATTGCCGCCGTTGCAGCCCCCGGGAGACCCAAGATCCCCCACTTACCCTCCCCCGCCAGACGCGAGGGACGACTACTATAGGAGCCGCCAGCCCCCTCCGCCTCAGTACGGCGGCGATCCCTACTACCAAGACTACCACAACCGCCAAGggccccctcctcctggtCGCTACCCCGATTACCCTCCTCCTGGCCCAGGTGGGCCGCGGTACGACTATCCGCCGGGCGCGCCGCGATACGACTACGGCCCGGGAGGTCCTGCCATGCAGCAAGCAGCGCCTCGTCAGCGCACATCCATTGCTTGCAGATACTGCAGGAAGAGAAAG ATCCGATGCAGTGGCTACCAAAGCGCCCCAGGGGGGAAGTGCGTCAACTGCAGTAGAATGAACCAGGAATGCATATTCCAACCTGTGTCTTCGtccagctcgacggccttcGTCCCCGTATCTGCGATACAAGGTGGCGTTCCACCGGGCACGCCGCTCTATGGAGCCTACGGACAGCCATTGCCTCCAGGCTCACTGCCCCCGCCACCCGCTCAGGGCTACCCCCCTCAACCCGGCAATGGGTACTACCAACAGCCTCTGCCATCCCCCACGGGTGGCTACTCGCCATACGATGCGCAACGCgcaggaagacggcggccgagagaCGATGATGTCGACGAACTCagaccaccgccgcctgACCCAAATTCATCAGACgatcctcgacgtcgttcgccggcctcgagctcgaaCCACAGCAGTCCAGGCGGCTACATGGCCTACCCACCTGCTGGGCCCGGTGGATACGATCCAAGAGGACCCCAGGCAAGACACAGCCCCGGACAATCGACGGCCGTAGCTCCAACGCAAACTGTAGACGAGCGAGCCGCAGCCGCAACACATCGGCAGAGCAACTCCTCAACCCCCGCAGCATCATCTAGCTCGGTAATGAGCCTCAACAACTTAGTGGATACGAACCCCAACGACATTGATAGGAACATGCTTGGAAGATTGAACCGAGGCCCTCCGGGAAGCCAGAGGAAGTAA